GCATTCAAGGGCAAAGCTTACTTTTCCAAAGTGAAACCTTTTAGTTTAGTTGAACGGATTGTAAAAGTTTGAGAACTGATTTGAGACCAAGAGAACCGAAATACATGATTTCTCGCGATTTCTTCTACTAATTCCTGAGGATTTATGTTCTTATGCAGGTCTACTAGAAATCTTAAAAGAGAACTTCGCGAGCTTATGGCTGAATTCAAGGAATTATCATTCAGTAAGCTCTTTTTGTCaaattctcttcttttttttcaaatgtgaattttttctgcaaaaacgatttttttttgggttttcaaatgtgattttgttttgtcttttaaaaaaattccattttcttttttcctgccAGGCGAGTGTTTACATCTGACTATAGCGTCAAGTGTTACTGCTTATCTGCTTCAGCGGTGCAATCAAGAGCTCATCTCGTCCATACATTGTTGGTCATTTTATTGAATCCTGATttcattattcttgtttaacttTCTTTCCTAATTGCAGTACTGTGCGTGATATCGCGAAGCTTACGAAATCAGTTTGGTCGAGGTTCTCTCTTTCTCCTTCTTTGTTTGAGAATAATAATGTTATTTGGAAAATTTCTTCCTAGTCTCCGTATTCACATTGAACATGCCTTTGGATGGAGAAGATATATCACATATGGTCCTTCACCCTACTTATTTCTAGTAATCACTGTAAATGGGTTTTGTTGATTTTGTCCGTTAATCACACTTAATTCGCTTACATGTTGAAGCAAATTCCCTTTGAGTTAGGTTAGTATTAAATTATTTGCTTTCtttgtttcatgttttggcatgGAGTGATATAATCTGGAATTGTCCAAGTAGTCTGATGTTATTATAAGCTCTTAGCTGTCAAATTCTTAGTTGTCTACTTTTTCCACTGGGAGAAGCCTTATAGTCCCGATACTCCAAAAATGAGAAGTGATTGGAATAGAGAAtaatttgaggaaaaaaaaaccctcCACGAATGGTGTATTGTTTCTGGCAAAGGAACCGAACTAAACGAATTCGATAAGGTGGTGAAAATTTGCTGATATAGTTCCCAATCTTATGTTGCATCGTTTCTGTGTGGATGTCAAATCATATCGAATGGGTTTGGATTGATTTGAATTTAAGCATATTCAGAACAGCCATATGAAGGGCAATAGATACTTGTCTTGTGCCAAACTTTTCATTTAGATTTTGGAATTTTCTTATTGCTCTTATGTAACTCGTTAATTACCTTCAACTCTTGCTAAGATCTTTTAACTTAAAAAACTGCCCAACGTTTGTTCAATCTTCGTGTGCTTTTCTTGACTTGACAGGACTGGCATTGCAAACTTGAAGTTCAGCAGCAAGAGGTTTGTTCTGTTCATTTGTGTGGTTACATATTGAAGCTTCTTATAGTTTGTGCGAGGTAAATTGGTCTGACGGCATTTGACTGGTAATAGTGCTACTTAGATCCAAGACTATTTAACTCTTTTTCTGTTCCAAGTTACATCTGCACTGCCTGTGAAATCTAAGTTTAGTTTGCTGTATTTGGGTGGTAAAATGATCATCTTCTTCCATACTTGTGCTTCTGCAGTCTGCTGTTGTAGTTTAATACCTAGATGCTTGCTAAGCACATATGTTGTTgaaatcaaatctgttttttccTACCTCAGGGATGGCGGTGGCACTGATGGAGGCAGTAGCAGGGATGATGGTGTTTGAACTCATTAACAtaacctgtttttttttttttcctttttggggacaaaaTGTCTACCTTCTGTGGGATGTTAGTGATGCAGGATGATGTGACGATGTCTGTTCTTGAATTTGGTGCTAAAATTCCTGTGGGGGAACTGCAACAGGATGATTTGTAGAGAAGACATTGACCGGCAACTTGTATTTAGTGGGCTGAAGTTAAAAATTGACCTTGAAGccttttatattttacatatacaGCTCTATTTGTGGAGTTTAAGCTTTGCTTCAATCAGGTACGGGCCAATTTACCTTATTGAAACGAAGCACaaactctatttttttttttgttggcaaAGCTCATGCTGAGTCGGCTCATTTAAAactttgaagtttttggtttaaaagGCTTCAaatcctttttttaaaattttttttttcttcttttatatactctaaagggttaattacatttatctTCCTTGTAGTTTAGCCAAACTACAAATCAAACCTTGAGATTTGGCCAAATAACTCTAACCCCCCCTATCAGTGACACCTTCCAAACTCTATAGACGGAAAGAACGAAATGTCAAAACTGACATCCCTTAGAAAATGTTAAACCCAATCCATCCAAATTCATACTTCACAGTCACCATCGTATGCCCTCtcctttcattctttttcatgTCTCTTCTTATCCCTCGTACAGTTTCATCTTCCTATAACCCATTTGGCTAACTTCTGCAGTGGATGCACTGTgacttttttcctcttttctccaCCCTCCATCGCTGCCTTCTCTTCTCCACGAGTCACACTATCTGATGAGACAAGAAGAAAACATATCCATACCTAATTTCCAAATCCATGGACAGATGGGCATGTATTGGCACTTTGGTTTGAGATCCAAGGTTTTGACATCCCATGAATTGGTTAATCACTTCGATCCTCACAATTTGGTTTTAGCAATGCAAATATCAAGATCTAGTCTGTTGTATGGGTTAATAAATTTattgttgttatttattttctgtttggggattttggttggattttaGTGTTGAAAGTATTTGATTGGGAATTTGCTGATAGTTGTAAAGCAATATTTTGAGAATCCCTGTGATTGTGTTTCtaaggctttgtttggattgcatttttctgaattttttatagaaaaattattatagcgatttgatatatggtAAAAAGGGGATTGAAAATTGTGTCCATagaaaatataacaatttttcAAACACACCATAAAACTTTGTCTACCTAACAAATAGTTCAGAATTTTAATTAGGGTTGAATATGAAAAGGAAGAATATGGATAGGAATGGCAATTGGGGACGAAT
This portion of the Coffea arabica cultivar ET-39 chromosome 2e, Coffea Arabica ET-39 HiFi, whole genome shotgun sequence genome encodes:
- the LOC113729747 gene encoding uncharacterized protein isoform X2, coding for MAMNLGRNLGKYFTNVGPFSAGFGGSSTARSGGSAGAMALLPARRQFSSWSTRNLKRELRELMAEFKELSFSECLHLTIASSVTAYLLQRTVRDIAKLTKSVWSRTGIANLKFSSKRFVLFICVVTY
- the LOC113729747 gene encoding uncharacterized protein isoform X1 — encoded protein: MAMNLGRNLGKYFTNVGPFSAGFGGSSTARSGGSAGAMALLPARRQFSSWSTRNLKRELRELMAEFKELSFSECLHLTIASSVTAYLLQRTVRDIAKLTKSVWSRTGIANLKFSSKRDGGGTDGGSSRDDGV